In Bdellovibrionales bacterium, the following proteins share a genomic window:
- a CDS encoding CCA tRNA nucleotidyltransferase has product MKNFDEHPHFTAVQEICQILLKSGYKAYLAGGCVRDFLLGRTANDFDIATDARQEELEKLFPSALSVGKQFGVLIIPFAGFQVEISCFRADGLYLDGRRPSTVRRASPKEDAERRDFTVNALFCDFSTGQIIDYVGGREDLRNKVLKTVGNPELRFEEDKLRLLRALRISAQIDFNIERQTFKSICKKSSQAKLVSQERITSELRKMMLLKSRVRALHDLVLTGMAEVILPELRVMARSDLHSWARMGRHLAHKIGEESRCGLLWALLVWPEAKARGLDGIPMEQHKAWMQKEFESFFRRLRLPKNEIHEALFVLSHSGLFLKGGAGGESRLAPSQGNGNGNGLSDEDVSCLMNLNGPHGISLLDFSMVLSAIEGLGQERLLRLHDEFVSRDQGDGHLEKPWIQGAELLNLGIDGGPLMGLILDRVYRLQISGLIKDKNEALDKARTMFSEMTS; this is encoded by the coding sequence TTGAAAAATTTCGATGAGCATCCACATTTTACAGCCGTTCAAGAGATTTGCCAGATTTTGTTAAAAAGCGGCTACAAGGCCTATCTTGCTGGAGGTTGTGTTCGAGACTTTCTTCTGGGACGCACGGCCAACGACTTTGATATCGCAACTGATGCGCGTCAAGAAGAATTGGAAAAACTTTTTCCTTCAGCTCTCTCTGTGGGGAAACAATTTGGGGTTCTGATCATTCCATTTGCGGGCTTCCAAGTGGAAATTTCCTGTTTCCGCGCGGACGGATTGTACCTCGACGGACGCAGGCCCTCAACCGTCCGCAGGGCCAGCCCAAAGGAGGACGCAGAGAGGAGGGACTTCACAGTAAACGCCCTTTTTTGTGATTTCTCCACCGGGCAGATCATTGACTACGTTGGCGGGCGCGAAGATTTGCGAAACAAGGTTCTGAAGACCGTGGGAAATCCCGAGTTGCGCTTTGAAGAAGACAAACTTCGTCTTTTGAGGGCCCTGCGGATCTCAGCTCAAATTGACTTTAATATAGAGAGGCAAACATTTAAATCCATTTGCAAAAAGTCGTCCCAGGCAAAGCTTGTTTCACAGGAGAGAATCACCTCCGAACTTCGTAAGATGATGCTGTTGAAGAGTCGAGTTAGAGCTTTGCATGATTTGGTTTTAACGGGGATGGCTGAAGTGATTCTTCCCGAGTTAAGGGTGATGGCAAGATCAGACTTGCATTCTTGGGCTCGCATGGGACGCCACTTGGCGCACAAGATTGGCGAGGAATCTCGATGTGGACTTCTCTGGGCTCTTCTTGTGTGGCCCGAGGCGAAGGCCCGTGGGCTTGATGGTATTCCGATGGAGCAACACAAAGCCTGGATGCAAAAAGAATTTGAATCCTTCTTTCGTCGGCTCAGGCTTCCTAAAAATGAGATCCATGAAGCTCTGTTTGTCTTGAGTCATTCAGGGTTGTTTCTGAAGGGAGGGGCTGGAGGTGAGTCGCGCCTTGCTCCTTCGCAAGGCAATGGCAATGGCAATGGTCTGAGCGACGAGGACGTGAGTTGCCTCATGAATCTAAACGGTCCACATGGGATATCCTTATTGGATTTTTCGATGGTACTAAGTGCGATTGAAGGGCTTGGTCAGGAGCGTCTCCTTAGGCTTCATGATGAGTTCGTTTCAAGAGACCAAGGTGATGGCCACTTAGAAAAGCCTTGGATTCAAGGTGCGGAGCTCTTAAATCTCGGAATTGATGGAGGCCCCTTGATGGGTCTGATTCTGGATCGAGTTTATCGACTTCAAATTTCAGGATTGATTAAAGATAAAAATGAGGCCCTGGACAAGGCCAGGACCATGTTTTCTGAAATGACATCATGA